In one Serinus canaria isolate serCan28SL12 chromosome 2, serCan2020, whole genome shotgun sequence genomic region, the following are encoded:
- the LOC127059248 gene encoding collagen alpha-1(II) chain-like has protein sequence MTTRQVNPSSKQSDRTVRGGGRPPIGSAPRRSVLLLGGRARGVGWDGPGVPLPVLPVCVPSAGTGRQPPAGWLRSPGSELGSGAAPERGEDDSRCWGAPCLAPGRDRAPGPPDGRGPPLPAPALLRPRGPLTAPPLRGGRAGDTYGVGDPTADGAPRDAPWASLEGLSAAAQPATPAHLLAALRAEVSRGRCASSAGTVRAAGRLAGSPPLAYPSPHTAALWIRRAGHLREEGAARAARSPSAGGAGRSGGTGAPGRPERFVSIKNDLLAIFPSPSAVSRASTVLLRLGSQRAPASQARRWQDRGAQMGDGCGSRTPGWKGCFSHASRNL, from the exons ATGACCACAAGACAAG TTAATCCATCGTCAAAGCAAAGTGATCGCACGGTCCGAGGTGGCGGCAGACCGCCTATAGGCAGCGCTCCCCGGCGCTCAGTCCTTTTACTGGGCGGGCGAGCCCGTGGTGTAGGCTGGGACGGCCCGGGGGTGCCACTGCCAGTCCTGCCTGTCTGCGTGCCCTCGGCGGGGACTGGGCGACAGCCGCCCGCCGGTTGGCTGCGGAGCCCCGGCAGCGAGCTAGGGAGCGGAGCGGCGCCGGAGCGGGGAGAAGACGACAGCAGATGCTGGG GCGCGCCGTGCCTTGCCCCGGGCCGGGACCGCGCCCCGGGGCCCCCCGACGGGCGAGGACCCCCACTCCCGGCCCCAGCCCTTCTCCGCCCCCGCGGCCCGCTGACAGCCCCGCCGCTGCGGGGGGGCCGCGCTGGGGATACGTACGGCGTGGGGGATCCGACGGCGGACGGGGCTCCGCGGGACGCTCCATGGGCGAGCCTAGAGGGGCTGAGTGCCGCGGCGCAGCCCGCCACCCCTGCGCATCTCCTCGCCGCGCTCCGCGCCGAGGTGTCCCGCGGCCGCTGTGCATCCAGCGCAGGCACTGTCAGGGCGGCGGGGCGGCTGGCAGGCTCTCCCCCCCTTGCCTACCCTTCTCCGCACACGGCCGCCCTCTGGATCCGCCGAGCAGGACACTTACGGGAGGAGGGAGCTGCCCGGGCTGCCCGCTCGCCTTCGGCTGGGGGCGCGGGCAGGAGCGGCGGCACCGGCGCTCCGGGGCGTCCAGAGCGATTTGTCTCTATTAAAAATGACTTATTGGCGA tttttccATCTCCCTCTGCGGTGTCCCGTGCATCGACAGTACTGCTCCGCCTGGGAAGTCAGCGCGCGCCCGCCAGCCAGGCACGGAGGTGGCAGGATCGCGGAGCCCAGATGGGTGACGGCTGCGGGAGCCGGACTCCAGGATGGAAGGGTTGCTTCTCCCACGCTAGCAGGAACCTGTAG